AAGTCCCAATACTCAAATAATCAAAATGTGACATTGAATTGTCTTTTtagtttattataaaaataacatgtAACACATCAGTCACTATATGACACTATCTGAGAAAACAATGAAGGCCAAACTTGACgtttaaggaatagttctctcccagatgtgtgacttttgcagaacacaaacaaagatttttagaagaacatctcagctctgtaggtctacacaatgcaagtgaatggtggctaaaactttgaagctccaaaaaacacataaaggcagcataaaggtaatccagtgGAGTCATTGTCTCCTGAAGTCATCCaattagttttgggtgagaacagaccaaaatgtcttCTTGGCGATCATGGTTTCAAACTCAATTACAATTCCTTGTACAATCTAGCACCCTGCGCATGCAccaagcactaggaagtttaatcaactttgaaatcatgatcaccattCATTTATAGTGAAATTAGTTTTGGTCTCTTCTCACACAAAATttactggattgcttcagaagacatggattacatcactggagtcgtatggattaccattttgctgcctttatgtattttttggatacaaagttttggtcaccattcccttggattgtatggacctacagagctgagctattcttctaaaaatcttagtttgtgttctgcagaagaaacaaagtcataaacatttgggATGGTAGTGAGTAGCTAATTGAttaaagaaatttcatttttgggtggattaTTCCTTTAAGCCTAAACTATGGCTTCATTCATTTTTCTCAgtgttctctttctttctctcttgtttAAAAAGAGAATAGATTACTCGCCTTTGAAATTAGTCAGTCTAAGTCAATTGAAAAGCCCCTTTCTTAGCCGCCTGGTTCCTTAAGTAGCCCTTGACGCCTCACATTCTCGACAGTATCTCAAATTGGCCTCATTCAAACTCCTGCAAACCTATGCATGGCAAGCACAACTAGCCTAAAATCACCAGCGTTGTTGGTCGTAATTCAATTTAAGATATCTGCAACTCAGCTGAATAgaaaaaatgctatttaatttatgatAGCTGCAATTTCATTCTGAATAGTCATAATTAAATATTCAGTGGTAAGAACTGAATTTTACCAGTCAGGATTGCATTGTAGATATCTTCAATGTGAAATATTACCAGTCAAATTTGCTTTAATAGAGAGTCAAAATTCAATGACAGCATGACTGGGATATTTTTaggttaaaacggcttgccatacatTCGAACCGTTCAGAACATTAGCAGCGGCTCTTTTCATAGGTCTCAGCTCTTATCTTACCTGTCAGGCTGTCGTAACATTCGATCTCGGTGTTCTCCACGGCTCGCCGCtgctcttctgtcagcttgaCCGCGGCTTGGTTCAGCAGGTTGACCTCGGATCCTGTGGTCCCATCGACTACATGGATCCCTTTCAACTGCAGCAGCGCCCTGTGGTACTTCCCAATAGCCTCACGGAATTTCTTCTCCTTGTAGCAACGGTGACCCTCCAGCTTGAAGTCGACCGCCTTCTGTATTTTCGCCTCCATCTCTATCTCCGCGCCGCCGACGCGATACCCTCCACCACCGACGTCCCCGCCCGCCGCTGCCGCTAGACTCCGGCCCCCAGCCTCCGGGTAGCTCTTCAGGCTCTTGATCGAATGCTGCTTCGCTTCCATCTCGCTCAGAACCCGCGACTGCAGGAAGCCATGCTGTTCCGACACGGATGCCTGTGTTCTTTTTGATGCTGGAGCAGCGTGCTGTGCATAAAGGATGCGAGCCAAACGGGAGCcgaaaaatacaaacacaagcAGATAGTATCTTCCGGGGGGAATAGAAAACAAATTCACACTAATAATTATCAGCGATGAAAcgatataaaaaacaaacaaagaaattaaGCAAATACCGTCACGGCAGACTCAAATTATCCACCGGTTTAGCCGTTTATGCAATCGAGAAGCGCGTGACGACTTTGCATGGAGGTGATGCTAGAGCAGGCAGGACTGAGCTCAGATTTCCTCCGCTGTGTCTCTTGCCGCTTGCGAGAGCATCTTCAGCACCACAGACAGCGTCGACGAGCGAGGCATTGTGGGAAGTATTAATCGTGAGATGATGCTGCTACTGCTGGTGGTGgataacattacattaaacatACTAAATCTCCAAACGTCAAAGATATGTGAATAAATAATGCAAAGACTCCCCATGTTTACAactcattagtggtgcttgcaaagcatcactattgtaatctcacatacttattatttttatttttatttttatttttatttttatttttatatctcttaacaaaacttcggcacctaactcgtcccgcaccgtttggcgtagacccacgaatgaggtgtcaaatcgaacggcctattgaggacacgtgtgctatgacttttataagcgatcgggggtacggtatttgccccaggggcaaaaaagcggccgaaaaatcccatagacttaacattgagacaaactttgacgcgtcacagctccaagcgaggatttcgtagaaacgtgtgatttgccacatttgaagaggctggcaggctctgtaagagcatacctcaatatggggtaaaagttgcacccctggggggcaggagctgcccaaaaatgccccaattgacttataatggtgtaggacggcccatgaaatgaaaaggcatagggatttgtattgaacatagctctggatcacagtgtcatagagacgaggggtgggctcattttactcagacgaccaatcagtctctcaggatcattgtgaagctatcaagccacaccctagcaaccattaagagcaccttagcaacaagtcccatagacttctattgaaacagatcaaagggatatctccggatagaagtgtcatagaaacacaagggtggtctcgtttgactcgggacagcaaacagccaatcatgcatcaaatcaacacttcctagcccctccctagcaaccattgtcgagcaccttaacaaccaaaatccatagagggatatcttccattctgaatgtcacagaggcatgggagttggtttatatcattcatactgacaagcagcctttggagattcatgattggcagctgccaagccactccctagcaactaaacagagtaccctagcaaccgtttagcagtaactatatctctgcaccagaaaatcagagagacttctgggttgatttatttcaatcaggatggcaaggagacttgattagtatcactatggtaactgcctagcaaccagatggggttaccctagcaaccgagaaacaaatcacatatctctgcaccagaaaagagtacagacttccgggttgatttatttcaatcaggatggcaaggagacttgattagtatcactatggtaactgcctagcaaccagatggggttaccctagcaaccgagtaacaaatcacatatctctgcatcagaaaaacgtagagacttccgggttgacttatttcaatcaggatggcaaggagacttgattagtatcactatggtaactgcctagcaaccagatggggttaccctagcaaccgagtaacaaatcacatatctctgcatcagaaaaacatagagacttccgggttgacttattccaatcaggatggcaaggagacttgattagtatcactatggtaactgcctagcaaccagatggggttaccctagcaaccgagtaacaaatcacatatctctgcatcacaaaaacgtagagacttccgggttgacttatttcaatcacgatggcaaggacacttcattagtatcactatgataactgcctagcaaccagatggggttaccctagcaaccgagtaacaaatcacatatctctgcatcagaaaaacatagagacttccgggttgacttatttcaatcaggatggcaaggagacttgattagtatcactatggtaactgcctagcaaccagatggggttaccctagcaaccgagtaacaaatcacatatctctgcatcagaaaaacatagagacttccgggttgacttatttcaatcaggatggcaaggacacttgattagtatcactatggtaactgcctagcaaccagatggggttaccctagcaaccgagtaacaaatcacatatctctgcaccagaaaacactacagacttccgggttgacttatttcactcaggatggaaaggagccatgtattgtattaccttggtaactgcatagcaaccacatgggcttaccctagcaaccgagtaacaaatcacatatttctgcaccagaaaatcgtacagacttctgggttggtttatttatgaccataatttttgttcttttcagttacaacatgctgtttgacgagttttgccacggcaagcaccactcacattttcttcaggaaatgtacctatctagttagtggtgcttgcaaagcatcactattgtaatctcacatacttattatttttatttttatttttattatatctcttaacaaaacttcggcacctaactcgtcccgcaccgtttggcgtagacccacgaatgaggtatcaaatcgaacggcctattgaggacacgtgtgctatgacttttataagcgatcgggggtacggtatttgccccaggggcaaaaaagcagcctaaaaatcccatagacttaacattgcggcaaactttgacgagtcacagctccgagcgaggatttcgcagaaacaagtgatttgccacatttgaagaggctgccagactctgtaagagcatacctcaatatggggtaaaagttgcacccctggggggcaggagctgcccaaagttgcaggagctgcccccattgacttactatggtgaaggacgtactatggtgaaggacggcccatgaaatgaaatgcatagagattttgtattgaacatagctctggatcacagtgtcatagagacaagggggtgggctcattttactcagatgaccaatcagtctctcaggatcattgtgaagctatcaagccacgccctagcaaccatttagagcaccttaccaacaagtcccatagacttctaatgaaagagatcaaagggatatctccagatagaactgtcatagaaacacaagggtggtctcgtttgactctgggcagcaaacagccaatcatgaatcacctcaacacttcctagcccctccctagcaaccattgtcgagcaacttagcaaccaaaatccatagagggatatcttccattctgaatgtcacagaggcatgggagttggtttatatcattcatactgacaagcagcctttggagtttcatgattggcagctgccaagccactccctagcaactaaacagagtaccctagcaaccgtttagcaataactatatctctgcaccagaaaatcagagagacttctgggttgatttatttcaatcaggatggcaaggacacttcataagtatcactatggtaactgcctagcaaccagatggggttaccctagcaacagagtaacaaatcacatatctttgcaacagaaaacagtagagatttccgggttgacttatttcactcaggatggcaaggagacttgattagtatcactatggtaactgcctagcaaccagatggggttaccctagcaaccgagtaacaaatcacatatctctgcatcagaaaaacgtagagacttctggcttggtttatttcactcaggatggcaaggagacttcataagtatcactatggtaactgcctagcaccaaggaggggttaccctagcaaccaagtaacaaatcacatatctctggaacagaacatcgtagagacttcctggttgactgattttactcaggatagcaaggacacttgacaaatatcactatggtaactgcctagcaaccagatgggggtaccctagcaaccgagtaaaaaaacacatatctcagcagttataaaatgctatttgacgagttttgccacggcaagcaccactcacattttcttcaggaatgtacattctagttattattattaagttgctTGAGAGCCaacttgaaatcctatttaaacttattattagtggtgcttgcaaagcatcactattgtaatctcacatacttattatttttatttttattagtggtgcttgcaaagcatcactattgtaatctcacatacttattattatactttttatttttatttttattatatctcttaacaaaacttcggcacctaactcgtcccgcaccgtttggcgtagacccacgaatgaggtatcaaatcgaacggcctattgaggacacgtgtgctatgacttttataagcgatcgggggtacggtatttgccccaggggcaaaaagcggccgaaaaatcccatagacttaacattgagacaaactttgacgcgtcacagctccaagcgaggatttcgtagaaacgtgtgatttgccacatttgaagaggctggcaggctctgtaagagcatacctcaatatggggtaaaagttgcacccctggggggcaggagctgcccaaaaatgccccaattgacttataatggtgtaggacggcccatgaaatgaaaaggcatagggatttgtattgaacatagctctggatcacagtgtcatagagacgagggggtgggctcattttactcagacaaccaatcagtctctctggatcattgtgaagctatcaagccacgccctagcaaccattaagagcaccttagcaacaagtcccatagacttctattgaaaaagatcaaagggatatctccggatagaagtgtcatagaaacacaagggtggtctcgtttgactcgggacagcaaacagccaatcatgcatcacttcaacacttcctagcccctccctagcaaccattgtcgagcaccttaacaaccaaaatccatagagggatatcttccattctgaatgtcacagaggcatgggagttggtttatatcattcatactgacaagcagcctttggagattcatgattggcagctgccaagccactccctagcaactacacagagtaccctagcaaccgtttagcagtaactatatctctgcaccagaaaatcagagagacttctgggttgatttatttcaatcaggatggcaaggagacttgataagtatcactatgttaactgcctagcaaccagatggggttaccctagcaaccgagtaacaaatcacatatctctgcatcagaaaaacgtagagacttccgggttgacttatttcaatcaggatggcaaggacacttcattagtatcactatggtaactgcctagcaaccagatgggcttaccctagcaaccgagtaacaaatcacatatctctgcatcacaaaaacatagagacttccgggttgacttatttcaatcaggatggcaaggagacttcattagtatcactatggtaactgcctagcaaccagatgggcttaccctagcaaccgagtaacaaatcacatatctctgcatcagaaaaacgtagagacttccgggttgacttatttcaataaggatggcaaggacacttgattagtatcactatggtatctgcctagcaaccagatggggttaccctagcaaccgagtaaaaaatcacatatctctgcatcacaaaaacatagagacttccgggttgacttatttcaatcaggatggcaaggagacttcattagtatcactatggtaactgcctagcaaccagatgggcttaccctagcaaccgagtaacaaatcacatatctctgcatcagaaaaacgtagagacttccgggttgacttatttcaatcaggatggcaaggagacttgattagtatcactatggtaactgcctagcaaccagatggggttaccctagcaaccgagtaacaaatcacatatctctgcatcacaaaaacgtagagacttccgggttgacttatttcaatcaggatggcaaggagacatcattagtatcactatggtaactgcctagcaaccagatgggcttaccctagcaaccgagtaacaaatcacatatctctgcatcagaaaaacgtagagacttccgggttgacttatttcaaccaggatggcaaggagacttcattagtatcactatggtaactgcctagcaaccagatggggttaccctagcaaccgagcaacaaatcacatatctctgcaccagaaaacactacagacttccgggttgacttatttcactcaggatggaaaggagccatgtattgtattaccttggtaactgcatagcaaccacacgggcttaccctagcaaccgagtaacaaatcacatatttctgcaccagaaaatcgtacagacttctgggttgatttatttatgaccataatttttgttcttttcaagttacaacatgctgtttgacgagttttgccacggcaagcaccactcacattttcttcaggaaatgtacctatctagtttttatttttatttttattatatctcttaacaaaacttcggcacctaactcgtcccgcaccgtttggcgtagacccacgaatgaggtatcaaatcgaacggcctattgaggacacgtgtgctatgacttttataagcgatcgggggtacggtatttgccccaggggcaaaaaagcggcctaaaaaatcccatagacttaacattgcggcaaactttgacgagtcacagctccgagcgaggatttcgcagaaacaagtgatttgccacatttgaagaggctggcagactctgtaagagcatacctcaatatggggtaaaagttgcacccctggggggcaggagctgcccaaagttgcaggagctgcccccattgacttactatggtgaaggacgtactatggtgaaggacggcccatgaaatgaaatgcatagggattttgtattgaacatagctctggatcacagtgtcatagagacaaggggtgggctcattttactcagatgaccaatcagtctctcaggatcattgtgaagctatcaagccacgccctagcaaccatttagagcaccttaccaacaagtcccatagacttctaatgaaagagatcaaagggatatctccagatagaactgtcatagaaacacaagggtggtctcgtttgactctgggcagcaaacagccaatcatgaatcacctcaacacttcctagcccctccctagcaaccattgtcgagcaacttagcaaccaaaatccatagagggatatcttccattctgaatgtcacagaggcatgggagttggtttatatcattcatactgacaagcagcctttggagtttcatgattggcagctgccaagccactccctagcaactaaacagagtaccctagcaaccgtttagcaataactatatctctgcaccagaaaatcagagagacttctgggttgatttatttcaatcaggatggcaaggacacttcataagtatcactatggtaactgcctagcaaccagatggggttaccctagcaacagagtaacaaatcacatatctttgcaacagaaaacagtagagatttccgggttgacttatttcactcaggatggcaaggagacttgattagtatcactatggtaactgcctagcaaccagatggggttaccctagcaaccgagtaacaaatcacatatctctgcatcagaaaaacgtagagacttctggcttggtttatttcactcaggatggcaaggagacttcataagtatcactatggtaactgcctagcaccaaggaggggttaccctagcaaccaagtaacaaatcacatatctctggaacagaacatcgtagagacttcctggttgactgattttactcaggatagcaaggacacttgacaaatatcactatggtaactgcctagcaaccagatgggggtaccctagcaaccgagtaaaaaacacatatctcagcagttataaaatgctatttgacgagttttgccacggcaagcaccactcacattttcttcaggaaatgtacattctagttagtggtgcttgcaaagcatcactattgtaatctcacatacttattatactttttatttttatttttattatatctcttaacaaaacttcggcacctaactcgtcccgcaccgtttggcgtagacccacaaatgaggtgtcaaatcgaacggcctattgaggacacgtgtgctatgacttttataagcgatcggggtacggtatttgccccaggggcaaaaaagcggccgaaaaatcccatagacttaacattgtgacaaactttgaggcgtcacagctccgagcgaggatttcacagaaacgtgtgatttgccacatttgaagaggctggcaggctctgtaagagcatacctcaatatggggtaaaagttgcacccctgggggcaggagctgcccaaaaatgccccaattgacttataatggtgtaggacggcccatgaaatgaaaaggca
The sequence above is a segment of the Xyrauchen texanus isolate HMW12.3.18 chromosome 29, RBS_HiC_50CHRs, whole genome shotgun sequence genome. Coding sequences within it:
- the LOC127622944 gene encoding LOW QUALITY PROTEIN: tetratricopeptide repeat protein 9B-like (The sequence of the model RefSeq protein was modified relative to this genomic sequence to represent the inferred CDS: inserted 1 base in 1 codon), encoding MHSTLLQXSKRTQASVSEQHGFLQSRVLSEMEAKQHSIKSLKSYPEAGGRSLAAAAGGDVGGGGYRVGGAEIEMEAKIQKAVDFKLEGHRCYKEKKFREAIGKYHRALLQLKGIHVVDGTTGSEVNLLNQAAVKLTEEQRRAVENTEIECYDSLTACLLQSELVNYERVKEYCLKVLGHQQDHFKAMYRAGIAFYHLGDYECALRYLRDAKCREPTDTNVLRYIQLTEMKMSKSGQQMRESGKESLG